Below is a genomic region from uncultured Sunxiuqinia sp..
GCAAAATCCTGCGCTGAACCGGTTTTAACCCGTCATTCACATAAGGGACAGCTCGTTCCAGAATCACATAAGAGGCATAATCAAGAAACCAATCTTGATACATACCCGACAAATAGGTAATGCCATCACCCTGTTCAGCTTGTTGATTTTCTCTATCTTTTTCTTCTTCTGCCACAACAATCTTATTATAAGTAAAACTTCTACTACTTCGAATTCGCTATCTAACTAAGCCAACTCATCTTTCTCAACATAAAGATTTTCAATAATAAACTCTTGCCGATCTGGAGTATTCTTTCCCATATAAAAATCAAGCATTTGCGAAACTGATTCGTGCTTTTTCATTTGAACTGGCTCCAGTCGAATATCCGGGCCAATAAAATTTTTGAATTCGTCCGGAGAGATCTCCCCAAGTCCTTTGAATCTGGTGATTTCAGGCCTTGCTCCTACCTTTTGAATCGCTTTAAACCGTTCCTCCTCGTTATAGCAGTAAAATGTCTTTTTCTTATTTCGAACCCGAAACAACGGAGTTTGTAAAATAAATAAATGCCCTTTTTTCACTAGCTCAGGAAAAAACTGCAAAAAGAAAGTGATTAATAGTAAACGTATATGCATTCCATCTACATCGGCATCGGTTGCAATAATCACCTGATTATATCGTAAGTCTTCCATGCTTTCCTCAATATTTAAGGCTGCCTGTAATAAATTGAACTCTTCATTTTCATACACCACCTTTTTGGTCAGGCCATAGGTATTCAATGGCTTTCCCTTCAAACTAAAAACCGCCTGTGTATTTACATCGCGTGATTTTGTGATCGACCCACTTGCTGAATCACCCTCAGTAATAAAAATAGAAGAGTCTTCTTTTTTATCACTTTTGGAATTGTAGTGAATACGGCAATCGCGCAATTTTTTATTGTGCAGACTAGCCTTTTTCGCCCTTTGTTTGGCTAACTTTTTTACTCCTGAAATAGCTTTTCGCTCCCGCTCCGACTCTTGAATACGTTTTAGTAGAACCTCAGCAACTTCTTGGTTTTTGTGCAAGTAATTATCCAGTTCTTTCTGAATAAAAGTAACTACATGATGCCGAACTGAGGGACCTTCGGGACCAATATCCTTCGATCCGAGCTTTGTCTTAGTCTGCGACTCAAAGACCGGCTCTTCAACCTTAATGCTGATTGCTGCAATTATTGACGCCCGGATATCTGATGGATCAAAATCTTTTCTATAAAAATCACGAATTGTTTTGACAATAGCTTCGCGAAAAGCCAACAAATGCGTTCCTCCTTGCGAAGTGTGCTGTCCATTTACAAACGAATAATAATCTTCTCCATATTGGTTTCCGTGTGTTATGGCAGCTTCAATATCTTCTCCTTTTAAGTGTATGACCGGGTAGAGTGACCCCGAATCAAGGTTTTCTTCCAGCAGGTCTTTCAGCCCATTTCTCGACTGAAAGCGTTCACCATTATAATAGATCGACAAACCCGCATTCAGGAAAGAATAATTCTTCATCATATTTACCACATAGTCTTTGTGGTAACGGTATGACTTAAAAATATCGATATCGGGTACAAATTCAACTTGTGTTCCGTTAGGCTCATCGGTGCTACCCAAATCCTTTTCCTCAACGACTTTCCCTTGCGAAAAGATAATTTCTTTCAACTGCCCTTCACGAAAAGCTCTAATTGTAAACTCGGATGATAACGCATTGACAGCCTTAATACCAACTCCATTCAGCCCGACTGACTTTTTGAATACTTTAGAATCATATTTTGCTCCGGTATTCATCTTTGAAGCAACATCCAAGAGCTTACCAAGAGGAATACCCCTTCCAAAATCACGAACACTTACGAGTTCATTTGAAACTCGCACTTCAATTTTTTTCCCATAGCCCATCATGAACTCATCAATTGAATTGTCCATGACCTCTTTTAAAAGGACATAAATTCCATCATCAGAGGCAGTTCCATCTCCAAGTTTCCCGATATACATTCCGGGGCGCTTCCGGATGTGTTCCTGCCAATCAAGTGTTCTTATCGAACCTTCATCGTAATTAGGAGTCATACTTATAGCAATTTGTCACAAATATAAAGAAAACAAAACACCCTCAGATTTCCACCATTTTGTCAATAATTAATGGCGAACGGTTGAAAACTTCCTTGAAATATGAAGTAAGACAAAAATAGCTTTTAAAGTGATTGTTTGAAAAAAAAGCAACATGTGAAATACAAATTATAATCGCTCCAAATTACAAATTGGCGTAAAAAAAAGCCATTGATTAAATCAACGGCTTAGCGTACTATTTTATGTTTTATTATTTTTCTTCGAGCCACGACGTAAACATCCAATAGTATTTTTCGGTCTGTTTTACCATCGAGTTGACTAGGTCGATTGTTGAAACGTCACCAATATCGTTGGCTGTTTCCAAAACATTGATCATTTGCGAAAGCAAAATTTCAAAATCGGATAAAAGATGATCGACCATTTCATCAGGACTCTGGATTCCTTCCGGTTCTTTTATTTTTGAATTATTCAGGTACTCCTGAAGGGTAGCAGTTGGAAATGCACCAAATACGCGCACCCGCTCTGCCAAATCATCGATATTAACTTTTGAAAAGTTATAGAGTTCCTCAAATTTCTCGTGCAAATCAAAAAAATCTTTACCGGTAACATTCCAGTGAAAGTTCCTTAATTTCTGATAGTGTACATGATAACTTGATATTAGTATATTTACTTGATCAATTAATTCTGAGGTATCTTTTTTGTTGAATCCTAATCTTACAAATGTTTTTTCTTTAGTTTTCATGGTAATATATATTGTTTTTAATTTTGAATAAATAATTATTTAAAGTTGGACTCATGATAAACCAATACAGGTTTATTGAAATGAGTAACAACATAATGGGTTTCTGAAGATGAGAATAAATCTTCAAAAAAGCCTTTCTCCTCTTTCATAATAACCAAAACATCCGGCTCGTTCTCTTCCAGGTGTTTTTGTAAGCCTTTGCTCACATCTTTCTCGTGCGAATGAACGAAACTCGGACTAAAGTTTTTAATACTGCCTTTTGCCATATCCTTAAATCCTTTCCATTTAAGAATAGAATCAAAATCAGTCGTTTCCATATTGTGGAAAATAGTGAGATTTTTATTCTCGGTTCCTTCGACCATGTCAGATAAATGACGCATAGCTTTCAGGTCTTCAGCATGCAGTGCCGTTGCATATAGAAAGTTACTCATACTGAAAGTAGACGTGTCATCCGGCACAATAATGACCGGGCAGTCAACTTTTTCGATGATGTTTGGATAGCTGATTGCTCCCGTTACAAAGCCCGAATAACTATTGTAGTTACTCATAAGCAGAATAACGTCCTTCTCTTTTTCAATGGTGTCATTAACAACCATCAACCGACTTATTTCTGCGACTTCTAGTTCATACGGAACACTTTGTGGTATCTTCTTTAACAAGTCTGCCACCGTCTTTTTCATCTCTGCTTCAGCTGCTTCATAATCTACACGGAACTGAGCTTCCGAGATCGCAACATTCGGTTGATAGTCTGGGGTGGCTACGCCAACAAACTCTCCACTTCTCATCCAGCCGAAATCTAGGACATAAACGATTTTTAGTTTTCGTTTTAATTGGTTACTCAATGCAAACCCTGATGTGATAAGGGTCTCCATATTTTTCAGCGTGTCTAATAGTAATAAATTTGTTTTCATGGCTTTTCTATCTTTACACCCAAAATCAGCAGATACCTTTAATGGGCTTTGTCTTTTTTTCAAGAAGAATCTAATACTTGTTCCTTCTCTTTTTGTTTTCGGTTTTTTCTTTTTTGCAGAAATAGACCAAGAACGATTTTCATACCCGTTTCAAACGCCATATTTCGCACGTACTTTTTAAAGGTATGAACCGTTAAGTTCGATTGATCTTTCAATTCGTCTTCCAAATAGCGAATCTTGTATTTTACTTTTTGGCGCTCTAACCGCAACTCCCCCATGTTTCTTATCTCTCTCATAATTTGACCTCCTCTTCCTCGTCATCTTCGTCAAAAAACATAGATGAGTACTTCCTCAATACAATAGTCGTAAGCAGCTTGTTTTTTAGCAATGCAAATAAAACAGTGAGAACAACCAATACTCCAATAGCAAGCAATAAACCCGTCAGATAATCTTGGTAGGTTTGCCCGTACCATACGACAAGCGCAGCGAGGCCAAAAAACAAGATCAACGCACCGCCTAGCGAAAGAATAAAATTACCGAGTAAGTAAGTTGTTACTACGGTTGCTCTATTTAGAACTGTTAGCTTAACTAAATCGATTCTAGCTTGCACATATCTCTTTGATACGTCACTCAGTTCATTAAAATTATCTGATAGGTTTTTACTCATAAATTAACAGGTTTCGAAAGTTCAGTTATTTCCCGGCTGTTGAGGTTTTGGCTTCTTTTTTAATCTTCTCTTCGACATCGTTTGTCCGCTCTTTTACCTGATCAATCATTTCACTAACCTGGTCTTTCAAGCTGTCAACTTTCTCACCGATCGTATCTGTGACATCTTCCGAAACTCTTTTTACACTTTTTTGAATTTTTTTTCTTGTTTTATCTCCTCTTTCTGGTGCAAATAAAACTCCAACTAAGGCGCCTGTTGCGGCACCTGCTACAAACCCTAAAAGGGCACTTGTTCCTTTACTCATGATATTTGATTTTTATGATTAATACTTTAATTATGAATGTATATTAAATGGACGTTTTTATTTTTTCAGACGTCCTCGTACTTCTTGTATTGTCAAGTGTTGTTGTCATCCTCTCGGATGTCAATGGCCGATCAGCACTTCGGATTGTATTTAATACTCTTGCTTTATACTCATCAGAATCTTGGTATAGCTTTATATTATCAATTCTCTTCTTTAAACTTTTCATGCCTTCAATTATCTAACGTTTGTTTCTATTACTGAAAAAAGCGTTCCAAAAAAGGACATCCCCGTCAAAACGCCCACAATCAACTCCTTTTCAAGACAATAAACAAACTTGACCATATTGCCAAAAAAACCTGCAGTGGAGCTTGTTCTACAAATTGTAGAGATTACTTAACAAACTTCAAACACTGGGTTTTCAGAGGAAAATTGCATTCAAATCAGATGGGAGGGAATCGCACAAAAAAGCAGGTTGACGAAAGGCTGAATTAAATAGACCGATATACCGTAAATTCAATTCGGAAAATGAAAAGTAGATAAAAAAGTTAGTGGGGGACATTCGATCGAACAAACCAAGTAGATCAGAAAATAAAACCAATGAACTACAAACTCCTCATATCACTTATCTGACAGCAGATTCAAACAACAAATACCCCCACTGCTTGAACAACTCATTTGATAGCAATAAAACTTCTCAGCGACACAAGAATAAGCCTGCTCAAAAAAAGGTTTCAAACACAAAAAAAATATATTCACTTAAATCCAACTATTTGAAACTGGGAAAGTGTGCAACAAAGTCTACATTTCAATGAGGGGAATTGTCCACATCATTACCGGAAATAAGCAACTCCAACAAATCAACAGGAATCGGTTTTTCCAAGTAGGCACTAACAAATGGGTATTGCATAGCCAAATCCCGCTTTTTCTTACTTGCAGAACTGGATAGAATAAACACTTCCGGCGCTTCCATTTTACCCAAGATCTGTTCTATACTATCCAAAAAACTGGCTGCGTTCATATCCTTGAATTGAATATCAACCAAAATATAATCAGGAAATTGATCGGTTAACCGATCTTGCTTAAGCCCTTGCAGATAGTTTAGTAAACCGGCAGCTTTTTTAAAGTACTGTACTTGATTCTCGATGGTTTCCTTTCTCAATCGCCCTTCTTCAACACGAAATAAATCGGACGATCCGTCTACTATTGCAATTTTCTTTAGTTCATTTGATTTTCGTATCATACTAGTCCCCCTCACTGGTTACAAGCCCTGTAATTCAAATGCTCCAATATTCATTCCATTAATCAAACGAACAAATCAGATCTCAATTCCGTATTGTTTAATTTTGTTATAAAGTGTTTTGCGGTCAATTTTTAAGAGGCGAGCAGCTTTCGACTTATTAAAGCCTGCTTCTTCAATAGTTCGAATAATTAATTGTTTTTCAAATTCTGATGATGCATCTTTCAATTTAGACTCACCAATCTCCACAGCACCATTATTCCCTGATTGATGAGAAGGATAAACAAGTTCCTGTGGCAAGCAATCCTTTGTGATCAGATTTTCGGATGCCATCAAGGTTGCTCGCTTAACCACATTTTTCAACTCCCGCAAATTCCCATGCCAAGCGTATTGTTGCAAAATAGTTTCGACATCCGGGCTAAATCCTTCGATCGTTAACCCAAGCTCTTCATTTGACGCTTTAAGGAAGCTGTTCGCAAAAAACAGAATATCATTAGTACGCTCACGCATCGGAGGTAGACTGATTTTAAATTCATTTACCCGATGGTATAAATCTTCGCGAAATGTACTCTGATTTACTTCATCTAGCAAATCATCATTTGTTGCTGTAATAATACGAACATCAACTTTTGTCGTTTTATTTTCACCAACCCGAAACACCGTACGTTCCTGCAAAACACGTAAGAGTCGCACCTGAATATCATAGCTAAGGTTACCAATTTCATCAAGAAATAGAGTTCCGCCATTCGCTTGTTGAAAAACGCCTTCTTTATCACGAACAGCCCCGGTAAAAGATCCTTTTACATGACCAAAAAGCTCACTATTTGCTAAGTCTTTGGGAATAGCACCACAGTCGAGAGCAACAAACGGCTTGTCTCCCCGCTTACTGTGCTGATGAATAAAACGAGCAACATATTCTTTTCCTGTTCCTGTTTCCCCTTGAA
It encodes:
- a CDS encoding universal stress protein, coding for MKTNLLLLDTLKNMETLITSGFALSNQLKRKLKIVYVLDFGWMRSGEFVGVATPDYQPNVAISEAQFRVDYEAAEAEMKKTVADLLKKIPQSVPYELEVAEISRLMVVNDTIEKEKDVILLMSNYNSYSGFVTGAISYPNIIEKVDCPVIIVPDDTSTFSMSNFLYATALHAEDLKAMRHLSDMVEGTENKNLTIFHNMETTDFDSILKWKGFKDMAKGSIKNFSPSFVHSHEKDVSKGLQKHLEENEPDVLVIMKEEKGFFEDLFSSSETHYVVTHFNKPVLVYHESNFK
- a CDS encoding sigma-54 dependent transcriptional regulator codes for the protein MGNKILIIDDDTFICEILKKQLASDGYTTETAFSGQSGMEIIKRAKFDLVLCDFRLPDTDGMELLQKIKAVSPSTIVIIITAYADVRQAVKLMKMGAEDYITKPLQQEEIRSLIEKKLKGESPKKRKVQSHIYTDGDFLMGKSEKMRSVINLSRRVAPTNMSVLIQGETGTGKEYVARFIHQHSKRGDKPFVALDCGAIPKDLANSELFGHVKGSFTGAVRDKEGVFQQANGGTLFLDEIGNLSYDIQVRLLRVLQERTVFRVGENKTTKVDVRIITATNDDLLDEVNQSTFREDLYHRVNEFKISLPPMRERTNDILFFANSFLKASNEELGLTIEGFSPDVETILQQYAWHGNLRELKNVVKRATLMASENLITKDCLPQELVYPSHQSGNNGAVEIGESKLKDASSEFEKQLIIRTIEEAGFNKSKAARLLKIDRKTLYNKIKQYGIEI
- a CDS encoding DNA topoisomerase IV subunit B is translated as MTPNYDEGSIRTLDWQEHIRKRPGMYIGKLGDGTASDDGIYVLLKEVMDNSIDEFMMGYGKKIEVRVSNELVSVRDFGRGIPLGKLLDVASKMNTGAKYDSKVFKKSVGLNGVGIKAVNALSSEFTIRAFREGQLKEIIFSQGKVVEEKDLGSTDEPNGTQVEFVPDIDIFKSYRYHKDYVVNMMKNYSFLNAGLSIYYNGERFQSRNGLKDLLEENLDSGSLYPVIHLKGEDIEAAITHGNQYGEDYYSFVNGQHTSQGGTHLLAFREAIVKTIRDFYRKDFDPSDIRASIIAAISIKVEEPVFESQTKTKLGSKDIGPEGPSVRHHVVTFIQKELDNYLHKNQEVAEVLLKRIQESERERKAISGVKKLAKQRAKKASLHNKKLRDCRIHYNSKSDKKEDSSIFITEGDSASGSITKSRDVNTQAVFSLKGKPLNTYGLTKKVVYENEEFNLLQAALNIEESMEDLRYNQVIIATDADVDGMHIRLLLITFFLQFFPELVKKGHLFILQTPLFRVRNKKKTFYCYNEEERFKAIQKVGARPEITRFKGLGEISPDEFKNFIGPDIRLEPVQMKKHESVSQMLDFYMGKNTPDRQEFIIENLYVEKDELA
- a CDS encoding DNA starvation/stationary phase protection protein, which codes for MKTKEKTFVRLGFNKKDTSELIDQVNILISSYHVHYQKLRNFHWNVTGKDFFDLHEKFEELYNFSKVNIDDLAERVRVFGAFPTATLQEYLNNSKIKEPEGIQSPDEMVDHLLSDFEILLSQMINVLETANDIGDVSTIDLVNSMVKQTEKYYWMFTSWLEEK
- a CDS encoding YtxH domain-containing protein, which codes for MSKGTSALLGFVAGAATGALVGVLFAPERGDKTRKKIQKSVKRVSEDVTDTIGEKVDSLKDQVSEMIDQVKERTNDVEEKIKKEAKTSTAGK